CCCGCCAGCACGACCGCAAGCGCCACGAgcgcctccacctcggcgagAAGCAGTTCGTCTGccgcggcgacctcgaccttggcggcCAGTGGGGTTGCGGCCGCGCCTTctcgcgcgtcgacggcctcgctcgGCACCTCCGCTCCGACATGGGCAGCGAGTGCGTCCGACCCCTATTCGACCAAGAAatgcggcagcaccagcagcaacagcaacaacagcagcagcaacaacaacaacaccaccaacatAGGGGGGTAGTGCAGCAACTGCCCCCGTTGCAAATCCCCGGCATGTCGACCGCAGCAACCATGATGACACCGATGAGACCGTCAAACATGacacaacaacaacacctGCAAATGGGCTACGggggccagcaccagcaccaccaacaccaccctcagcagcaccagcactTTGGCACCACAGCGGCATCTCCCATggatctcgacggcggcatgtcgTGGCCCCCTGCACTCggccaccacaaccaccatccTTCTCACCACGCCGGAACGAcagcgacaacggcgaccatggccacgacgcccgcggcagcgacggccggcgTCTGGACGAGCATGGCGCCCCTCCCTGCTGCGTTGCTGGCGCAGTATCCCTCCCTCGCGCACGCGAGCTGGTCCCCGGGGGcaacggcctcgacgtctccGAGCGGCGACCCCTTctccgccatcgacggcatGTTCGATTTTGATAGCGGGACGGCGAGCGACGCTGGCGCGTCAGGTGCAGGCACCGCTTATACGAGGTGGTGGAGCTCCTATACGGACGTGTCCAGCGGCATGAAAGTCCAGGACCAGGGCGAGGACCAACCCGACACTCCGGGGCAGTATATTTGACACTTATGGAACGGGAGAGGGTCCGCCcctggcgctgcgggcgTGTACACCGTGTAAACTGGCATGAGGCGCTCGTCATTTTCAAATTACGACGTTGATACCAGCTGGGACCTTGACCCCTGACTGGAAACCCCGACACTACCCGGCAGCCATCTCAGTTTCCAGCTGCGACTGGAGCTTCGGGGCAACAAAGTCTTCTTAGGGGCAATAGAATACCATTTTCAACGCAAAGTCTGGCTACATCAAATCCTAACTCGCCGGACAGAGCGAACCCACATACCCCTATCGCCCCCCTTTTCACCGGACTCTAACTCCAACCCCGCCGGTCAAAAAATCAAACCCGCCTTCCCTCAGCACcgcccatcccatcccatcccctTCCACCATGCCACATCAGCTCGTTTGCGGAAGTTGCCCCGGGTCGGCAAGCCGCATCGTCCAGGACCCCCCCATCGGGCCGGCATGCCTCTCCCACCCatcctcgacctccttcttgagctccCTCATGTACGTCACGTCGCGCAGGTCATACCAGTGGTAGATGTactcgacctcgaggtctCGAATGtcccgctgcagcagctcgacggccgtctcgcacctcttcttcctccagaGGCCACGCGAgttcggcgccggccggcgcttCGCCTTGCCCCCGCGCTTCATCCGCTTCTCCACCTCTGCCGGGTGCTGCCACAGGTCGTCTGCGGGCGTGTCCCAGAGGTCAGACTTGAACATGCTCAGGCGCAGCGCCCGGATGAGGcactgccgcagcagcaccccgtGGATCAGCCCCGCCATCCTGTGCTCTAGGCGCACTGTGCGGCAGCGCGACAGGTTGATGTCCAGTCGCATGGGCTCGCCGTGAGGGAACTCGGCGATGAcgtacggcggcgggagggggatgCCGAAATCTGTGCAGAGGGGACGGTACTGCAGCTCCCGGCGCAGGTCCTGGACGTCGCCCGTGGGCAGCGGCCCCGTGCATCTAGGGATGGGGGTGCCGCTTGGCAAGGGGTTTTGAGGGCGGCCACGAGAAGGTCCTGGTATTTGGGAAACCATGATGGCGAGTTGCGGCGATGCTTGTACTGGACGACCAGAGATGAGGGTGAGTTCAGGCGATGCTTGTATAAGAGAGACCAGGGATGCGGGGTGAGGTGATGCGATTCTAGTACGAGTCGAATAGAGACAAGAGTGCTTCTCGACTCAGCATCAGTGAGCGTTGAAGAGGAATCTTGTCGTGTGTTTGcatcttatatatatatagaagAAAACCAAGAATCGCTTTGATCGGCATCCCGTTCGTCGCGGGACAAACAACCGGAAAGGGCGGTTCAAACACCTTTGTCTCCATGCTGTGGTGAAAACTGCGCTGCAACAAGTCCGCGTGAATGGATCGCGTGCGATCGTCGGGACACAAACGTACTGAACGGAGCCCATGGAAACCAATTTTGAAGTCTATTGTATCTATGATGATGATTTTGCTActgatgacgccgccgcggccgatttggcgcccttggcctttgccttGGCGCCCTTTTGTTTCTTGGCCTGCTTTTCCTTCTCTTTACCCCTTTTTATGGCGTCCACCAGCCCGCCCAGCTCCTCTGCCTtgcggcgctcctcctcctcctgctcgcgcCTGTCCCTGTCTGCCTTTTccacggcgcgcttcttcgCCTGCGCCTTCTCCACCCGTTCGATGAGCGCGTCGCTTTCCTCCCACAGCGTCTTGgccacctcctcgtccttgacctcggcgcGCGCAAAGTCCACCACCATGCACTCCTTGAccagcttgccgccggcgccgcggcccagctctccgtccatggcggcgtggaGTATGGACTGCGCCGCCTGGAACGGTGACTTGAGCAGGAACCACGGCACCAGGTATCCGACGAGGTACAGGGCAAGACCGGCGAGGGATCCGCAGGTGAGCCATCGTCGCGTGCCGGGCGTGCGGCTCAGGCCTGGGTCGACCATGATGACGCGCGCGTTCATGGGCAGCTGGTCGGGCCGCTTGTACGAGTCGAGATGCTTCTGGAATGCCTGGGCGAACACGTTGAGAGCCATCTTGCTGCGCGCGTAGGCATTCCCGGGGGACCAGTTACTCTTGCTGAGAGCCTCCTTGAGCGATGGCGAGCCGATGTACGACGAGCAcgtggcgacgatgatgcgcaCGTCGCGATCAAACTGCTGCGCCTTGATGGCCGGGCTCAGTATACCCAGCAGATGAAAGTTGGCCAGGAAGTTGACCATCCACGTCTCCTCGATGCCTTCCTCCGTCTCCCTCCTCTTACCCCCCGGTGGAGTGAGGGTCGCCGCGCAGAGCACAATCATGTCGAgacggcggggcggcgcatTGTCGATCCACTTAGTCGCAAACTTGCGGATGCTGTGCAGACTGGAGAGGTCCACCTGCTCCGCGTAGATCAACTGGTTGTTTGTCTTGTTGCGCAGGTCCTGTATGTACTCGACGAGGAAAGGgtccgacggcggcgtgtgcGTGAGCAGGACCAGCTgggcgccacgggcggcgagctcctgcgcGGCCTGTGCCCCGACCCCCGACGTGCCGCCCGTGAATATCACCACCTTGCCATGCAAGGGGCGCTCCGAGGTGTTGGACCGACCGGCCGTCCAGCGCTTGAGGGTGTAGAGGCaggtgagggtgagggtcGTGTAGAAGATGGCCCATCGGTTGTCGCGGAGCCAGTCGGGCGggccgtgctcgacgatgTAGAAGATGAAGGGGATGGGCATTGTCGCGGGCCAGCGGGCAGATCTCGCTCGTGCGAGAGCTTCGGATGCGTTACCGGAGCGTAGGTTCGGCCATTGGCAACCAAATGCTGCGTTGAAATGGAGATGGATGGGAGAGGCAGCTTTGATGAGGTGACGTTTGCTTTGCTCCAGGGAGCTCAAAGCCGTTCTGCACGTGACGGCCCGCCCACTGCCCACTCCCTGCCCCTGACCCGCCTTGGCGCATAGTCTCCGCCAATGCACGCCACGACATGTCAACTGCCTTTTCCTCCTTTCATGTTTCATTCCAAGTCGTCAATCACCACGTACTACAGCTTCAGCCACGACAGTCTCTGAGTGTACTAATCTCATTTTTAATCTGCTACATATGCTAGAGCCAGTGTCGCTGGTCAATATCATATCACTCTTGTTCTTACAGCAAATCACCGTCCTCGATCTGCCACACGGCCTacgcagcacagcacgccGTATATAAGTCAATGTCATTAATTAAGGGATACGACTTTTCGAGAATAAAACAACACATCACCCATTACAGTCTCAATTTCCATTTCTCTCCCCGGGCTTGTGCTTCCTCATCCAAATCTCGCCAATCGGATCCCCGTGCTCAGCGACACACTTCCACTCGCCGATGCCGTactcgggcggcgcgcgcctcacgcccctcccgcctccgccgatgatgaggttCCCGGGCCGGTAGgtctcgtcctccttgagcCTGCGGATGACACTGCCATGGATGCGCACGTTGTCCGGGATgtcgcgcacctcgccgcgcgggagGGGCCAGCGGATCGGCTTCCAAGACCCGTCGCCCTGCAGGTCCATGCGCCGGAACGGCAGCCACTCCATAAAGTTCCATGCGGTCACCGCGATCatgcccagcccgccgccgtacaCGAGCGAGTCGTGGATGCGTGACGTGTGCGCCTTGTGCATCAAATCGTGGAAGGTCGACCGTGGCATCGTCTCGTCAGCCCCGTCCGGCGCGTGGTCCTGGCCGTTGATCGTGTCCGGGCTCGCCGGCATGCCGTCCCCGACGCCGTTGGTCTCGTCCTGAACGCGAATATCGGGCTTCTGTATGCCAGTCTGCTTCCCGATCTGTGGGCTATAGCGGTTGACGAAGCTGTCACTCATACAGCCCATGCTGGCTACCTTGTCCATGTCGAACGGTAAGCCAGCCTTCATGGCTTCTCTCACCATCCATGCCAGGGGCACGTGACTCGCGCTTTTGCGCTCGTCGAGAGCATCCCAGCCACCTCCAAtatcgccgtggccgcccgcgAACCACACCTCGTCAATGTCCTTGCTctgctcgtcctcttcgCAGTCGTCTTCGGAAGGCGCGCCTGATGCGCACGACTGGTCGTCGCCATCAgggccgcgctggcgggaCCGCGATCGGGGGCGATACGGCGCGTAGCGGGCCTGGACCATTGACTGTCTCCTCTGTCGTACGTTGCGACGCTCATTGTCTTGATCAGGGGCGAGGAACGCTGCGCTGGCCGCTCTCTCGCGCCCCGTGTCAGGCTCGTCTGTCGTTGCCGGCTCAACAGCTGAATTTtctgtcgtcgaggcggtgTGCAACGCACGAGATGACCCCGGTCGGTGTGCCTCAATGCTTCTGCGAAACGGGTCCAGGAACTGGTCCATGTGcagatgatggtgatggcggggcttcttggtcttgggGTGCTTCTGGTACATCAGGTCCTGTCGGAACTTggcccgccgctcgtcgatgcTCACGGCGTGTCGGATCACcttggcgctgctgcgggccGTGTACGGGAACTTGCTGCGTTGCATCCACGCATTCTCAAACTCTGGAACCGAGTTGACGGTGTCGAAAAGGCCCAGAAAGCGGATTCTTCCCACGGGCCGCGAGAAGGTCTCGCGAAAGCCCTTCATGAACTCGTGCATCTTGTGAGCCTGCCTGTCCGACTCGGtctcctcgcgctcctcgcgctccGCATCCAAGGCGTCAAACTCGGGTCCCGACGTTCGCCGCCGTGACTGCCACTGCGCAAAGGCCTTCCAGGCAAACTTGACCATCTCCTCATTTCCGTGGGATAGCAGGCCGATGTGATCGAGCATCTCAGCGAGGAAGCGCGCGATATAGGCGCCGCGGCTGAACCCAAACATGTAGATCTCATCGCCCGGGTTGTAGAAGCGCATAAGGAAGCGGTacccgccgacgacatgctgGTCAAAGGACGACCCGATGGCCGAGTCCTTGGCCTTTTGGTACCAAGATTTGATGCGGGCTCGCATGCCCGTGTGCGTGAGCGAGTCGGACACGACATAGGTGCCGATACCAGCTATCGACATCCGTTTGTTAACAAAGGTCCCATAAACACGTCACACCCCCCTTGAAATTGCTGGCTACACAGACTCACGTTGGTAATAATGGTACTGGTCTCCAGCAGTGCGGTCGAGCATGCGAAAGATCTTGAGAATGTTGCTgtcgctctcgtcgccgtggaaCTTGTTGCCCGTGCCGTCAAAGCAGAGAATGAGCTTGCGCGGGCCTCTGTcacggccgcgcgccgtgcTCAGGGCCGTCTTGGGGCTCATGGCGCCGGCAGAGAGGTAGTCtgagccgccgtcgtggtaCGAGGCTACGAGGGTGgtctcgcgcgcgagcgcagAGCTCGGATCGAGTagcctgcccgccatggcctgtCGTGTTTATAACTATGCCCTTGCTCGTGCACGCCGGGACACAcctccctctcttccttCCTCTCACCAGGCGAGACGATGCTGTGCTGCCGTGCTCTCTTCGTTGTGGTGCGTAGGACCAGAGCAACCTCGGACCTGCGAGTTTGACAGGATGGGTATTCCGGGATGCGATGACCTGCGGTACAACAAACTGGGCTCTTGAAAACTAGGGGCAATGACGGGACGGCGAGATTCAAGTGCGGGAGGGGAGAGCTTCTGCGACTCGTCGAAGGGCGCATACACGCATGTACAATATATGTATGTACCTGGTCTTTGCGTACATGCGAACGGCAGAGTAATACGGAACCTGGACGAGGCAAGGCGTCGAGTCGCAGCGTTACATTCACGCCACAGTCTGCTGCAACCTGCACTGTCCGAGAGAGAAGGCGGACAGTGCCGTGCCCGTGGTGCCTCATGTTCCCCAGTGCCCCGGCCCGTGGGTTGTCGAAAGTGAGCACAAGGCCCACGATACAGCGCCGAGGAATGGCCCATGCCCGCCAGGAGCGCGTCCCAAAGGGCAAATGAGGCGTGCGGCCCGCGGGCTGAGTTGGTGATGATCACTGCCGCTACTGCGGACCACTTCTCCCGCAACAGGCAACGGCGTCATGCAAGAGCCGACCGGGGTGGTGGTTCGGGtgagggcggcatggcggcatTGGCCTATGGAGGAAGGGCTATTGTCTTCCCCTATGCTTGCCGCACCCAACGAGATAGGTAGGATGATAGGCATGTCTCAGGGAACAAGCGAGGGCGAGACCAGCGAGGTGGGCAtgtgggcagcagcagcaggagccgGTGAATGTCGATGAAGAGTTGTTGCAGTCAGCCGCTGCGGGCCCATCCCTGCCAAGTCAAGAACCAGCACGTCACACTGCGCGGAAAAAGAAACGCCGTGCGTCCTAATATGCATGTGCGATGCGATGGGGTCCTTCGACCGGGGAGCTGATCGGTTAACGAAAGCTTGCTGGACCGGTCGACGCACGCCGTGGTTACAGCGCGCGTGCGACATTCCAGGTCGGTGCTTGACCGGCACAGCGAAGGGATTGGGGTGCCGCCCCTTTTATCAATGACGGCCTTTGTGGCTCTGATCAAGGCAATCGTTGCCGTACGCACGTCACACGGAGTAGTACGTATGCCGTATCGCCCCGCGGCACCCAACGGGCCATGCATGTCCAGCTTCGACAGAGGCGTTGATCCATCGTGGGGCCACAAACGACCAGgcagagaggaggggggggggggggggggggggggggggggggggggggggggggggggggggggggagagagagatagGGCGGAGGACCCGTCGGGTCATGACACATCGCTTGCGGCTGTGCGGCTTGGGTccagggcggcctggcctgcggGCTCTGCAGTGTGCATGTTGCACAGAATATATTGATGTTGCTCTCCGCCGGATTGGGACGGATGGACTGCCGGGCGGGGGGCGTTGCTTTTTCgaagcagggcggcgggggaggcaagggtggcgctgctgggtcAAGATGTTGAGACACTATCAATGGTAGGAAAGAAAATATCCCGATATCTCGATGGAGAGGGTTTGCTGGTGATGCTCGCCGCGATCAACGGGCGGGAGCAATGGTGATGCGTACCTAGTGATGGATGAGTTGCGACAAAGCTGCGAGGTGAGTAATAATTGAATGCCGGTTTCGTTTTTGAGGTGGTCACAGCAGGTGGTCAAGGAGCCGGCACTCGTTGAAAAGGCTCCCCACTAGGTACGTACAACTCTATAACAGGTACCTACGGGCCGTCCcgtgccggcgctgcccgaCTGCCCGCGAGTTCCAAGCGGGCTGTCACCAAGCAAGCCATAACTGGCGCTTCTTGTGCTGTCACTCTCCCCAAGCTAAACAAGTCCCTTCACACCATTGAAGCATAGCGCTTGTTCGCCGTCTGCCGTCCCGCTTACCTTTTCGTCGCACTCATGGCGTACGTATCATGCAAGAACCTTTTATCTCGCTGCCAGGAGGAACTTGAGCACCAGGCACCACAAAGTGCTAGTTCTTTCAACCTCTCACGCAAACTTAAATACAATCAGTCCATGCCCACGTACTACAGTATATACATTACACGCCAACACTTGTTAGCAccgcttctcctcctctgtCAGCCAAGGTAGCAAACAACCAGCAGAGAGTCATCGAGCCCGTCTCATGAACTGCCCGCATCCAGctcagcccccccccccccacaaTAGATcatcttcaccaccaccaccaccaccaccaccacctatTACAGTTTGCTGTCCTGCCACGCAGGCTTCCTCTTCTCGACAAACGCACGCACCCCCTCGCGCATGTTGTCCCCGCCGTCCATGCGCCGGtacgggccgcccgcccccgcgacCCTCCGCGTGCTCGCCTGCgggtcctcggcctcccagccgcccagcaggccctcgcggcTCACGATGACCGAGTCCGGGCTGCACTCGGCCGCCAAGATGCCCGcccagcgcagcgcctcgtcgacggtggcccgtgccgccgcctcggcctccttttCTTCTCGCTGCTTCTGCCGTttctgctgctcctgctccgtGAACCCTCTCTTCTCCCTCTtattcttcttctccgtcgtcgctgaCTGTGTAGAGTCCTCGCGAGTGGaaggtgacgatgacggtgatgtcgatgacgacgacgacgatgatggggcCGCCCTCACCACGCGGTTTACGATCCCCCACGCCCgcatctcctcggccgtATAGTCCGTCccccccagcagcgccatctccgccgccctctgcctgcccgccgtccgcaccagccgcggcagcgccccggccaccgccaccaccccgaCCCTCACCTCGGGCAGCCCAAACgtcgcgccctcgcgcgccagcaccaTGTCGGCGTTGAGCACCATCTCCATGGCCCCGCCCAGGCACAGCCCGTtgaccgccgccagcaccggcttcttgcccttgcggTTGCTCAGCCCGCCGAACCCGCCGTGgtcatcttcgtcatcgtcgtcatcgctACGGCGACGCGACCCACCGCTGGCCGCGCGATGATCCTCCCCGGgtttctcctcctcctcctccttcgtcttctctcctccttccctcctcacttgccctcctccttctccagaGCTCAAGTGCCCGTCCCACTCCTTGAGGTCCGCCCCGGCCGAAaaggcccgcgccccgcccccgcccgtcACCACGGCGCACCGCAGCCACGGCTCCGCGTCGAACCACGTCCACAGCCGGTGCAGGGCcgcgtgctgcgcgcgcgtcaCGGCGTTGAGATGCGCGGGGCGGTTGAGCGTTACGAGCAGCACGTGCGGCCGCGGGAAGGCGATGAGCGTGTCTGGCACCGGCGGGGGCGCGCTGCGCAAGGACGTCGGTatcgtgctgctgctaccgGCTGTAGCGGAGGTCGTGGTAGACGGCGGCCCACCCACCAGGTTGTAGAGTCCCTTCTTGTCGACGTTCATGACGAGCTTGAGGAAGTAAGTGCCTGCTGTGGGGCGGCGACTCGTACGTAGCTTTTGACAAGTGCTGAAAAGTGAAGCCGATGATGTGAACGCGAGAGACAGAGCGTCCCCTCGAGCTATGCGTCGTACGTGGGAGCAGCCACGAACACGAATCTGAACGACGAAATTCCCTTTCCCAGATCAAGGAGTTTACTCAAAGCTCTCAAGGTCGTGATATTGTTTCAACGTCGTGACATGGTCTCAATCATCCCGGAATAATGTCTCAGTCTCATGAAGTTGTAAGGTGCCCGACGACCCAAGTCTTTGCGTCCGCGAGACGTCCACAAAACTCACTCGCGTGGGCGGGGACTGGAATTCGGGGAGCCACCAGGATAGAAAGAAGGAGGCTTGTCCGGCCGCCACCTgtgcgggggaggcggggaggaggcgctcgctGGGTTGGGGGACCTCGGCACCTCCACCTCGGCACCAGAGACCGACCAGCCTCGACTGTCAACAGCAGGTCTCTCTCTGTAGGTAGTCGTCGTCTAACAAATCAAACAACAAAATTCAATTACTCTGAGTACGCTCTATTTCTCGTCTCGGCAGCCCCTCCGATTCCGCCCATGCACGCATACACACACGCATTCCGTAGATCACGACAACAACTATGATACGCATAGCATATTGTACTCATTGTTTTATATCCCCTACACCATACACCATACACCACACACAATTGTGCCCATGCGCGCCAATATGGCCAGGCCGTACGCCGCCCGGCCCTGCCAACGCCCGCTCACTCAGCCGAGGCCCGTGTCCCCAGCCGTCgcctctcgtcctcgcgtAGCCCGCCCCTCGCTCACTTCTTGATTGACGGTATGGCTTCGCCGTCCGTCGATCCGGTGGACCGCAggggccctcgtcgacgaggttgtTGACGAAACAGAAAGAAACAGTGTTTGTACATGAGTGAGCTCGCCCTTGGAGGCCCAACCCAACATCTTGTCTGGTCTGTCCAGACGCGCCAAATGACCCGCCCTGCCTCCATGGCACTCATAGTGCCCACCGAATCCGCAGGTCTGCTTTGATCCAATCGAAACGTCGTCGAATCGTCTGCCCATCGGCAATGACAGTACCACCTGATGGGGCCAGTAGAAAGTCATATCTCGCCACCGGTCAAAGTCACCGTCTCAAGGCGGTAATCCTCAACACTCCAAAATGGTATCGAAAAGGGACATTTCCTTCACATCACATCGTCCTAGCCCGCTCCTTGTCTCGCCTTGTAAATGTCGCGGTTGTGTCGGCTGCGTGCCTGCTGCCAGCAACAACACGTCGTGAAGCACCCGGGGTGCGTTTACGTAGGCAGCCCGCGCTTCTCACACTCGGTGCAGAAAACCACCATCCGCCAGAGCTTCCTGACcaggtcctcggcctcctcgtccagaGCCTGCAACGCCTTGTTAGCCATGATGCTCACCCACTCATCCACGAACGACAGTCAAGTGAGAGAAGAACTTACCCCTTCGAGCTCTTCGACCAGCCCGGCCGCGGTCCCGCGCTTGCGAATGTGCTCCTCCACCGTCTCCACCAGCATCTCCTCCTGCACGCCGAGATACTCGACAATCTTTTTCTCCACAAACGGACGGATGCTGTCGCGCACAATAGCGTCGTTCATGTACTCCCACTTGACCTCCCAAGCCCACAGGCCATCCCTGTCCGCCGGAATCTCCTGCGCAAGCGATCGCAATGCGTCGTTGATCTCCTCTTCCGTCATGCCGGCAGTCGACGACAGGGGCTCCATCTGCAGCGGAACCAGAGGCCGCTTCGCCACCGGCtcgttgtcctcgtcgtccaggaGATTCTCCACTTCGGCAATGGTGCGTCGCTGGGGCACCGCGCGAGACGCCTGGGCTCGCTGGGCGGCCGCTCCCAGGGACAGCTTGaacggtgccggcgccggtgcaGCGGCAACCTGCCGCTGTTGCATCTCCCGGTCTTGCTGGTCGAGGAAGGAATCGGCTTGGCCGCGGGCTctctcgagctgctcctgtTCCCGCCGtgtctcttcctcctcctcgcgtcggtccgcgtcgtcggctgctTCCTCGATGCCACGATCGATGGCGCGCTTCCGCTCCCACTCGGCACGGTCGCGGTAGTAGGGGTGCGTCttgcgggcggcctcgacatcgtcatcccATGCCTTTTCGCGCGCAAACTGCTCgtcccggcgccgcctgttgagctcctcctcctgtctCTCCCGTTCCTGTTCACGCTCCAGCGCCTGCTGGCGGATACGCTCTCGCTTCAGCCACTTGCGCTCCATTTCGACATACTTC
Above is a genomic segment from Purpureocillium takamizusanense chromosome 2, complete sequence containing:
- the CRZ1_2 gene encoding DNA-binding transcription factor (COG:K~EggNog:ENOG503NUFJ), which produces MDADDSTSSSAASLHTRALLGLHHENAPDCSSTSSNLSLTPHASCSTTTYPSSSCSASSSPPSSVVVGTSNAFVDHQPYAAQPSSRVGSVADPSPPDSTAQAPSRVRAEHSDLPQPPPSRSLGLFDRLQIGGPSPSTSWSQQGHAQAATHTQNQQQHHHHRHQQQQHLPPPGHHAAAPSRAASMSSSSSAALGEASSVPRAGPGQRSGGSSSATKTNTATSSKTTTTTTGSTTTNSKQKYPANLTCPLCSKSFTRSYNLRSHLRTHNNERPFECSVCGKAFARQHDRKRHERLHLGEKQFVCRGDLDLGGQWGCGRAFSRVDGLARHLRSDMGSECVRPLFDQEMRQHQQQQQQQQQQQQQHHQHRGVVQQLPPLQIPGMSTAATMMTPMRPSNMTQQQHLQMGYGGQHQHHQHHPQQHQHFGTTAASPMDLDGGMSWPPALGHHNHHPSHHAGTTATTATMATTPAAATAGVWTSMAPLPAALLAQYPSLAHASWSPGATASTSPSGDPFSAIDGMFDFDSGTASDAGASGAGTAYTRWWSSYTDVSSGMKVQDQGEDQPDTPGQYI
- a CDS encoding uncharacterized protein (COG:Q~EggNog:ENOG503NVIP~TransMembrane:2 (o22-38i275-298o)) is translated as MPIPFIFYIVEHGPPDWLRDNRWAIFYTTLTLTCLYTLKRWTAGRSNTSERPLHGKVVIFTGGTSGVGAQAAQELAARGAQLVLLTHTPPSDPFLVEYIQDLRNKTNNQLIYAEQVDLSSLHSIRKFATKWIDNAPPRRLDMIVLCAATLTPPGGKRRETEEGIEETWMVNFLANFHLLGILSPAIKAQQFDRDVRIIVATCSSYIGSPSLKEALSKSNWSPGNAYARSKMALNVFAQAFQKHLDSYKRPDQLPMNARVIMVDPGLSRTPGTRRWLTCGSLAGLALYLVGYLVPWFLLKSPFQAAQSILHAAMDGELGRGAGGKLVKECMVVDFARAEVKDEEVAKTLWEESDALIERVEKAQAKKRAVEKADRDRREQEEEERRKAEELGGLVDAIKRGKEKEKQAKKQKGAKAKAKGAKSAAAASSVAKSSS
- a CDS encoding uncharacterized protein (TransMembrane:1 (o567-584i)~EggNog:ENOG503NVIP~COG:Q) yields the protein MAGRLLDPSSALARETTLVASYHDGGSDYLSAGAMSPKTALSTARGRDRGPRKLILCFDGTGNKFHGDESDSNILKIFRMLDRTAGDQYHYYQPGIGTYVVSDSLTHTGMRARIKSWYQKAKDSAIGSSFDQHVVGGYRFLMRFYNPGDEIYMFGFSRGAYIARFLAEMLDHIGLLSHGNEEMVKFAWKAFAQWQSRRRTSGPEFDALDAEREEREETESDRQAHKMHEFMKGFRETFSRPVGRIRFLGLFDTVNSVPEFENAWMQRSKFPYTARSSAKVIRHAVSIDERRAKFRQDLMYQKHPKTKKPRHHHHLHMDQFLDPFRRSIEAHRPGSSRALHTASTTENSAVEPATTDEPDTGRERAASAAFLAPDQDNERRNVRQRRQSMVQARYAPYRPRSRSRQRGPDGDDQSCASGAPSEDDCEEDEQSKDIDEVWFAGGHGDIGGGWDALDERKSASHVPLAWMVREAMKAGLPFDMDKVASMGCMSDSFVNRYSPQIGKQTGIQKPDIRVQDETNGVGDGMPASPDTINGQDHAPDGADETMPRSTFHDLMHKAHTSRIHDSLVYGGGLGMIAVTAWNFMEWLPFRRMDLQGDGSWKPIRWPLPRGEVRDIPDNVRIHGSVIRRLKEDETYRPGNLIIGGGGRGVRRAPPEYGIGEWKCVAEHGDPIGEIWMRKHKPGERNGN
- a CDS encoding uncharacterized protein (EggNog:ENOG503NZ6W~COG:I); its protein translation is MNVDKKGLYNLVGGPPSTTTSATAGSSSTIPTSLRSAPPPVPDTLIAFPRPHVLLVTLNRPAHLNAVTRAQHAALHRLWTWFDAEPWLRCAVVTGGGGARAFSAGADLKEWDGHLSSGEGGGQVRREGGEKTKEEEEEKPGEDHRAASGGSRRRSDDDDDEDDHGGFGGLSNRKGKKPVLAAVNGLCLGGAMEMVLNADMVLAREGATFGLPEVRVGVVAVAGALPRLVRTAGRQRAAEMALLGGTDYTAEEMRAWGIVNRVVRAAPSSSSSSSTSPSSSPSTREDSTQSATTEKKNKREKRGFTEQEQQKRQKQREEKEAEAAARATVDEALRWAGILAAECSPDSVIVSREGLLGGWEAEDPQASTRRVAGAGGPYRRMDGGDNMREGVRAFVEKRKPAWQDSKL